From a single Oncorhynchus tshawytscha isolate Ot180627B linkage group LG33, Otsh_v2.0, whole genome shotgun sequence genomic region:
- the LOC112231147 gene encoding NHS-like protein 2 produces the protein MENRALMCTSQAWKGPKGSTFSPNWDNTSYQPNIMMSPCPDVVKSPCQHAAKICHPPEASVTSQFQQVGPYASTGLSAMANTASRRGERECYIVNPIQNEETVLPVHNPEFRGRSFSAATASNSITSRSRCDSYVHLCPDNSSEDISRGDSSPLSPDVSPDHGGPRSRSHSIILRKTRRRPAPPTRSVSLRRDSASQLRDNRTKSLYMDRDTATQDSFLPDLILISTPRTEEVLCLEQSPAQPVQALVGPPVNNNGQLREVRSTDPCSSMSSSGPAMVITGNEDKKAPSWSESVRPSPPLRHPPSLTCKQSTFLPPAPVSPSNGKSRSQCETSPPPILTSAITGPSPLGCRMRPKSSTSPTSPRASNSRLRLSLELPGIVPLPDPTLVKSKATRRHSESSGTTKPRQRLSSSMMVMPVVTQEDLSNVRLRSVSSSDSDKGLEGSPEVIREEEQEQELESCPLVHHSPKSKPPVATKPPAHKWPPIHMVKSSSISTQFSETLPASPRERQGDMFMVERRVKPKRSHQPPRVASDGVMFQRQQAVDRQQYDVTDSHPPPASCHSETRNMRRTSLTSTTSLQAELDRKKKLVPPPVAKKPDVLFMPSISSLGQESTRSHVWSGLSGAYQAPASAYQPPTTGYQVTASGYQVTASVYRDRDFTGQDCNHNRIRDGLFLDENSEERRAMPQMRTLCLGEQEEEELDHNSSQPTTEDLFTIIHRSKKKLLGRKETADSTGSRQGYGSPIKGTPRVVQKSSSKNDNFMAFLQRRRSNKPSSGERLSASELLKNTKPLAGQP, from the exons ATGGAGAACAGGGCCCTGATGTGTACCAGTCAGGCCTGGAAGGGGCCCAAAGGGTCCACCTTCTCCCCCAACTGGGACAACACATCATACCAACCAAACATCATGATGTCCCCTTGTCCTGACGTGGTGAAGTCCCCATGCCAGCATGCTGCCAAGATATGCCACCCCCCAGAAGCCTCTGTGACCTCCCAGTTCCAGCAGGTTGGCCCCTATGCCTCCACTGGATTGTCTGCCATGGCTAACACTGCCAGTAGAAGGGGTGAAAGGGAGTGTTATATAGTTAACCCCATTCAAAATGAGGAGACGGTCCTGCCAGTACACAACCCTGAGTTTCGCGGTCGCTCCTTCTCTGCAGCCACTGCCTCAAACTCAATTACTTCCAGAAGCAGATGTGACAGCTACGTCCACCTATGCCCTGACAACAGCTCAGAGGACATTAGTAGAGGCGACAGCTCCCCGTTGAGCCCAGACGTCTCCCCTGATCACGGTGGTCCACGGTCGCGGTCCCACAGCATCATCCtgaggaagacgaggaggaggcCGGCGCCGCCAACCCGTAGCGTGTCCCTGAGGAGAGACTCCGCCTCCCAGCTCAGAGACAACAGGACCAAGAGCCTCTACAtggacagagacacagctacccAAGACTCCTTCTTGCCTGACCTCATCCTCATCTCCACACCCAGGACAGAGGAGGTACTGTGCCTGGAGCAGTCCCCTGCTCAGCCTGTacaggctctggttgggccaccaGTCAACAATAATGGGCAGCTACGTGAAGTAAGATCGACTGACCCCTGCTCTTCCATGTCAAGCTCAGGTCCTGCTATGGTCATTACTGGAAATGAGGACAAAAAAGCCCCCAGCTGGTCAGAATCGGTCAGACCCTCCCCCCCCTTGCGacaccctccatctctaacttGTAAACAGTCCACCTTCCTACCACCTGCCCCAGTCTCCCCCTCCAATGGCAAGTCCAGATCTCAGTGTGAGACTTCCCCCCCTCCTATCCTCACGTCTGCCATCACTGGACCCTCCCCCCTGGGCTGCAGGATGCGCCCCAAGTCCTCCACCTCACCCACCTCCCCCAGAGCCAGCAACAGCAGGCTACGGCTGTCCCTGGAGTTGCCAGGGATTGTCCCTCTCCCAGACCCGACGTTGGTCAAATCTAAAGCCACGCGGCGTCACTCCGAGTCCTCTGGCACTACCAAACCCAGACAGAGGCTGAGCTCCAGCATGATGGTGATGCCTGTGGTGACCCAGGAGGATCTCAGCAATGTTCGTTTACGTTCCGTCAGCAGCTCAGATTCAGACAAAGGCCTGGAGGGCTCACCTGAAGTCAtcagggaggaggagcaggaacaggagctGGAGAGCTGTCCATTGGTCCACCACAGTCCTAAATCTAAACCACCTGTTGCTACTAAGCCACCCGCACACAAATGGCCACCGATACATATGGTAAAGTCCTCCTCAATCTCTACACAGTTCTCAGAGACCCTTCCTGCCTCACCAAGAGAGAGGCAAGGGGACATGTTTATGGTGGAAAGAAGAGTGAAGCCTAAGAGGTCACATCAGCCTCCTCGTGTTGCCAGTGATGGGGTTATGTTTCAGAGGCAGCAAGCTGTAGACAGGCAGCAATATGATGTGACTGACTCACACCCACCACCTGCCTCCTGCCATTCAGAGACCAGGAACATGAGAAGGACCTCTCTCACCAGCACCACATCTCTTCAAGCTGAACTAGATAGGAAAAAGAAGTTGGTTCCCCCTCCAGTCGCAAAGAAACCTGATGTCCTCTTCATGCCCTCCATCAGCTCACTGGGACAGGAGAGCACCAGGAGCCATGTCTGGTCTGGGCTCAGTGGTGCTTACCAGGCTCCTGCCAGTGCATACCAGCCTCCTACCACTGGTTACCAGGTTACTGCCAGTGGTTACCAGGTTACTGCCAGtgtttacagagacagagactttACTGGACAAGATTGCAACCATAACAGGATAAGAGATG GATTATTCCTAGATGAgaacagtgaagagaggagggcaATGCCTCAGATGAGAACACTGTGCCtcggggagcaggaggaggaagagttggACCACAACTCCTCACAGCCAACTACTGAGGACCTATTCACCATCATACACAG GTCAAAGAAGAAACTCCTGGGTCGTAAAGAAACAGCTGACAGCACTGGGAGCAGGCAGGGTTACGGATCCCCCATTAAAGGCACCCCGAGGGTCGTCCAGAAGTCAAGCTCCAAAAATGACAACTTCATGGCTTTtctgcagaggaggaggagcaatAAACCCAGCTCTGGGGAGAGACTGTCAGCCTCTGAACTACTGAAGAATACTAAACCATTGGCCGGCCAACCGTAG
- the LOC112230588 gene encoding G-protein coupled receptor 12-like, whose product MHCDDSLSAAAMSNQFQNTSSPIWSVQEGGNSTPPPTFELEPVPVTVNPWDIVLCVTGTLMSCENAIVIALIIYTPTLKAPMFVLIGSLAFADLLAGLGLIVNFTITYIFDTGFATLLSAGLLITAFSASVLNILAITVDRYLSLYNALTYHTERTVIFTIVTLVLIWVTSITLGALPIMGWNCLKDETTCSICAPIDKNHAAALAVTLLFVFALILQLYLQICKIAFRHAQQIAVQHQFMTTSHSSSTTKGVSTLSIILGTFALCWIPFAMYSLVADIRYPPIYTYVTALPAICHSMINPIIYAFRNPEIQKSMRLACCCGCASSNFPLRPRTPSVV is encoded by the exons ATGCACTG TGATGATTCACTCTCTGCGGCAGCTATGAGTAACCAATTCCAAAACACCTCTTCCCCAATCTGGAGTGTTCAAGAAGGAGGGAATTCCACGCCACCTCCAACATTTGAGCTGGAGCCGGTGCCTGTCACCGTGAATCCCTGGGATATAGTATTGTGTGTCACAGGGACCCTAATGTCTTGTGAAAATGCAATCGTGATTGCCTTAATTATTTACACGCCCACCCTGAAAGCGCCCATGTTCGTGTTGATAGGGAGCTTGGCTTTTGCGGACCTACTGGCAGGGCTTGGTTTGATAGTGAATTTTACCATCACCTACATATTTGATACGGGATTCGCGACGCTGCTATCAGCTGGACTGCTCATCACTGCCTTTTCGGCCTCCGTTCTCAATATCCTGGCAATCACTGTGGATAGATACCTGTCCCTCTACAACGCACTGACTTACCACACGGAAAGAACAGTGATTTTTACCATCGTCACACTGGTGCTCATTTGGGTGACTAGCATCACTCTGGGCGCGTTACCGATCATGGGTTGGAACTGCCTTAAGGATGAGACTACTTGCAGTATTTGCGCTCCCATTGATAAAAATCACGCGGCAGCACTGGCTGTGACTCTTCTTTTTGTATTCGCACTCATTTTGCAACTATACCTCCAGATTTGCAAGATTGCTTTTCGTCACGCGCAGCAAATCGCGGTGCAGCACCAGTTCATGActacctcccactcctcctccaccactaaaGGGGTCTCCACCCTCTCCATTATACTTGGCACATTTGCATTGTGCTGGATCCCCTTCGCCATGTACTCTCTGGTGGCGGACATCAGATACCCCCCCATCTATACCTACGTCACCGCTCTCCCAGCCATTTGTCACTCAATGATAAACCCCATCATTTATGCTTTCAGAAATCCCGAGATACAGAAATCTATGAGACTGGCTTGTTGTTGTGGATGTGCATCTTCCAACTTCCCTCTGCGACCAAGGACGCCAAGTGTTGTCTAG